Within the Flavobacterium sp. CG_23.5 genome, the region TTTGGTATTAATTTTAATCCATTTTTCAATTTCATCCCAAACAACGTCGCATACCATGTCATTCAATAAACGAACTGTTCCAGCTTTGAAAGATCTTGAATTTACCATTTTACCATTGGAGAACAAGGTAAATTCTGTACTTCCACCACCCACATCTACAAAAAGATAGGTTTGATCTGTTTTTAATAAATGATGTAAATCAGTTGAAGCAATAATAGCTGCCTCTTTTTTTCCATCGATGATTTCTATTTTGATATCCGCTTTTTTCTTAATTATTGCAACTACTTCCTTGCCATTATAGGCTTCCCGCATCGCCGAAGTAGCAAAAGCCATATAACGTTCGACTTTATGCACTTTCATTAATAAATTGAATGCTTTCATAGCATCACACATTCTATCAATATTCACTTCAGAAATTTCACCTACAGTAAAGGCATCTTGTCCCAAACGAATAGGCACACGAACCAATGAACTTTTATTAAATTGCGTTTCTTTTCCATCTTGTTCAACAATATTCACAACCAATAAACGCATGGCATTTGAACCAATATCTATTGCAGCGTATTTTTTTATTTTAATCATTCTTCTACTATGATTTGAAATTTATCTTTTTATATTTTTATCAATTACAATTAGGATGCCAAGATACTAGGTAACTTTTTCTGCCAAGACTTCTACTTTATTTTGATAGTATTTATACGTTTCTAATTGTGCCCTGAAAATAGGATCTTGATTTCTTACCTTATACTTATTATCCAATTTATAGGAGTGGTATCGCGCTTTAACATTCCCTTTCCAACCTAAATCAAAATTGTCAATTAGCTCATTTTTGATTTCTTGATCATAAATTGGGCAAGTAACTTCTACTCGACCATCAAGATTTCTGGTCATAAAATCAGCAGATGAAATGTAAACTTCCGTTTGCCCGGCATTCCCAAATATGTAAATCCTCGAGTGTTCCAGATAATTATCTACGATACTTATTGCTTCAATATTTTGGCTCATTCCTGGAATTCCGGGAATCAACGAACAAATACCTCTAATTTCAAGTTGTATTTTGACGCCTGCTGTACTCGCTTCATACAATTTATCAATCATTCTAAAATCAGACAAACTATTCATTTTTAACTTAATATATGTTTTTCTCCCTGCCAATGCATGCAAAATTTCCCTATCAATCAGTTTGTAGAAACGGGATCGAGTATAATGAGGAGAAACAATCAGATGTTTATAACGATGTACTCTGTAATTGATATCGAAAAATTCAAATATTTTCGTAATGTCTTTAAGAATTTGTTGGTGACTTGTAAAAAGGGTTACATCAGTATAAACTTTTGCTGTAGCTTCATTAAAATTCCCTGTAGAAATGAAACCATATCTTTTTATTTTTTCATTTTCTATTCTTTCGATAACACATATTTTACTGTGCACTTTTAGTCCTTTTATTCCAAAAATGAGTTCGATACCTTCGATTTGCATTTGTTCTGCGTAAGATATATTTGAAGCTTCATCAAAACGTGCTTGTAATTCAATTTGAACCGTAACTTTCTTCCCGTTTTTGGCAGCATTTATAAGTGAGCTTATAATTTGAGAATTTTTAGCTAATCGATATAACGTAATCTTTATTGAGGTTACTTTTGGATCGAGAGCTGCTTCGCGCAAAAATTTTGTCAGATAAGAAAAAGACTGATAAGGTGCATTTAATAAATAATCTTTTTTACTTATTTTTTCCAGCATACTTCCTTCAAGACTCAAACCAGGAAGTGGCAGCGGATCATTCTTTTTATACAATAAATCAAATCTCCCTAGATTTGGAAAATTCATATAATCACGTCTATTGTGGTATCTGCCGCCTGGAATAATACTGTCCGTTGCTACAATATGCATTTTATCTAGAAAAAATTGCAGTGTATCTTTTTCAATTAATTGATCATAAATAAACCTCACGGGTTCCCCTATTCTTCGATCTTTAACACTTGTTGAAATTTTTTCTATCATACTTTTACTCAAATCACTATCGATATCTAACTGTGCATCTCTAGTAATTTTTATCATGTGGGCAGAAACACTTTCATAATCGAAAATATTGAAAATACTACTCAAATTGTGTCTTATAACATCATCAATTAGAATAACATACTGTTTATCATTATCTGAAGGAAGAACAACAAAACGATTTAATGTTTTTGGAATTTCAATAATCGCGTAACGGATCTCATTATTTAGTTTCATAATGAGTTTTATAGCCAAATAACCTGAAGTATCTTTCAATAACGGAAATTCAGCTAAATCGTTTAATATGATTGTAACTAATTCAGGACTCAATTTTTGAATAAAAAACTCTTTTAGAAAAATTTCCTGCTCGATCGAAATTTGATCTTCATTGATAATGAATATATTTTTAGACTCTAATTTAGCTTCAATAGTGCTTAATATCCGTAAACTTTCAGACTGTTGTTCTATTACAATTTCTGTGATGTCTTTTACTAATTCTTGAGCCGAAATACCGCCCAAATACTTTTCTCCGGATATTCCTGAAAGACTTAACCGTCTAATAGCCGCAAAGCGAACTCTAAAAAACTCATCTAAATTATTAGAAAAAATGCCTAAAAACCGTAGTCTATCTAACAATGGTACGGAATCATCTGCCGCTTCTTGAAGCACTCTTGCATTAAATGCTAACCAACTTTTTTCTCTATCTATATATTTATGTTCTGGCATCTACTTATTTTAAATCTTTGGGGAATATTGTTTTTTTTGTTATGCCTTTATCAATTTTAGTCCAATCATCTGCATGAAATTGCAAAGATACAAACCCTGCCGTGGGAACATTCTCAATAAAAACATCCCCAAATTTATTAACAAAATTTGTAATAGCAACATTATGTCCAAAAAGAATAACACTATCGAAAAGATTATTACATGATTTAATAACTTTCTCCAGTTTTTTTTCATCGAATGTATAAAGGTCGTCTTTATAAACGATACTGTCAATAGGATAAGAAATATTTTGAGCAAAAATAAGCGCGGTGTCAGCGGCTCTTTTAGCTGTGCTGCTCCAAATAATGTAAGTTTTAGGAAGATGATCACTAATTTTAGAGGAAACAAGGTGTGCA harbors:
- a CDS encoding Ppx/GppA phosphatase family protein yields the protein MIKIKKYAAIDIGSNAMRLLVVNIVEQDGKETQFNKSSLVRVPIRLGQDAFTVGEISEVNIDRMCDAMKAFNLLMKVHKVERYMAFATSAMREAYNGKEVVAIIKKKADIKIEIIDGKKEAAIIASTDLHHLLKTDQTYLFVDVGGGSTEFTLFSNGKMVNSRSFKAGTVRLLNDMVCDVVWDEIEKWIKINTKDYDEVTLIGSGGNINKLFKMSGKVQEKPLSYIYINSQYAFLNSLTYDQRVAELGLNPDRADVIIPATRIYLNAMKWSGARNIYVPKIGLSDGIVKAMYNGKI
- the ppk1 gene encoding polyphosphate kinase 1, with amino-acid sequence MPEHKYIDREKSWLAFNARVLQEAADDSVPLLDRLRFLGIFSNNLDEFFRVRFAAIRRLSLSGISGEKYLGGISAQELVKDITEIVIEQQSESLRILSTIEAKLESKNIFIINEDQISIEQEIFLKEFFIQKLSPELVTIILNDLAEFPLLKDTSGYLAIKLIMKLNNEIRYAIIEIPKTLNRFVVLPSDNDKQYVILIDDVIRHNLSSIFNIFDYESVSAHMIKITRDAQLDIDSDLSKSMIEKISTSVKDRRIGEPVRFIYDQLIEKDTLQFFLDKMHIVATDSIIPGGRYHNRRDYMNFPNLGRFDLLYKKNDPLPLPGLSLEGSMLEKISKKDYLLNAPYQSFSYLTKFLREAALDPKVTSIKITLYRLAKNSQIISSLINAAKNGKKVTVQIELQARFDEASNISYAEQMQIEGIELIFGIKGLKVHSKICVIERIENEKIKRYGFISTGNFNEATAKVYTDVTLFTSHQQILKDITKIFEFFDINYRVHRYKHLIVSPHYTRSRFYKLIDREILHALAGRKTYIKLKMNSLSDFRMIDKLYEASTAGVKIQLEIRGICSLIPGIPGMSQNIEAISIVDNYLEHSRIYIFGNAGQTEVYISSADFMTRNLDGRVEVTCPIYDQEIKNELIDNFDLGWKGNVKARYHSYKLDNKYKVRNQDPIFRAQLETYKYYQNKVEVLAEKVT
- a CDS encoding SixA phosphatase family protein, whose protein sequence is MKNLILIRHAKSSWDAPLHDKERPLTHHGMKDAHLVSSKISDHLPKTYIIWSSTAKRAADTALIFAQNISYPIDSIVYKDDLYTFDEKKLEKVIKSCNNLFDSVILFGHNVAITNFVNKFGDVFIENVPTAGFVSLQFHADDWTKIDKGITKKTIFPKDLK